The DNA segment CGTATCAACTTCAATCTTGTTGAGTGTCTATCAGTGATACAAGCCCACACTGCAGGACCATGGATCTCACCTGGAAATCACTGAACTTGTTCTTCTAATCATTCTATGTGGCAGAGAGGGAAAgtgcagagagagaagaaatgtcTTGTtttcttactcatctagtgctactataacaggaaaaccataggtggatggctttaacaaagaaaagtttattctcccacagtccagtaggctagaagtccaaattcagggcaccagctccaggggaagactttctctctgtgtcagctctagaagaagatccttgtcatcagtcttcccttggtctgggagcatctcagcacgggaacctcaggtccaaaggacgcactctgctcccagcactactttcttgatggtatgaggtccccctgtctctctgctcacttctctcttttatatctcaaaaaagactggcttaagacactatctaatcttgtaggcctcatcaatggaactgctgctaatctatcttattacatcatagtgataggacttacaacatataggaaaatcgcacaaaatggtggacatcaTACAAgctaatcatgacctagccaagtggacagatatttggtggggacacaattcaatccatgatacccatCATGCTCTGCCTCTATGTCAGTGTCACTCTGAGGCTTGTTGCTTACGACACGCCAGACATTGGGCAGCACCTCCTCAGCAGTAGGCTCCGAGCCTGGGGTTACTCAAGAGCAGAATAATGGGGTGCACAGCTGTTCATACATAGATCACCACCTGCCACATGCAGTATTGGAGTTCCTGAAATGGAAAGACACCTGCACAGTTGAGCACCAGTGACAGGGAATAGGAGATGAAGAGGATGGAACATGAGATGAGGACCAGTAGAGCCTTGAAGTGGGCCTGGGTGCTGGCATCCCAGAACCCTGAGATGGTCAGGAGGGTCTTCTTGGCATGCTTGCCTAGAGACATGATGAGCAGAaacatgcctacaagaaagacaacCCCAGGCACAGTCCAGGTAACCACCTTCAGCAGGAAGAAGTAGAACTTCTCATAGGAGTTCCTCATGCCATTCCCGGTGTTGTTCCCAGCGTGCAGGTCTCTCATTAAGTGGATCTGATACAACCACTGGTTGCCAAAGAAGAACAGGATGGCACTCAGGTTGGAGATCCCCAGGGAGCTGAGCAGCATCCACCTGGACACCTTCTGCTTGAGCCAGAGGAAGGCTGGGTGAGTGAATGTGGCGATCTTCACACAGTAGAAGACGCTAAGCCAGGTGGAGAGCCACAGAGTGATGATGTT comes from the Elephas maximus indicus isolate mEleMax1 chromosome 8, mEleMax1 primary haplotype, whole genome shotgun sequence genome and includes:
- the TAS2R60 gene encoding LOW QUALITY PROTEIN: taste receptor type 2 member 60 (The sequence of the model RefSeq protein was modified relative to this genomic sequence to represent the inferred CDS: substituted 2 bases at 2 genomic stop codons), which translates into the protein MNGGDMDSGSLLMEKRAIVLVGFLFFLCLVAVMGNGFITVALGIEWLLRKKVXPCDKLLVSLGTSLFCLQCVVIERSIYLFLYPRAFPYNPVMQLFTFQWDFFNIITLWLSTWLSVFYCVKIATFTHPAFLWLKQKVSRWMLLSSLGISNLSAILFFFGNQWLYQIHLMRDLHAGNNTGNGMRNSYEKFYFFLLKVVTWTVPGVVFLVGMFLLIMSLGKHAKKTLLTISGFWDASTQAHFKALLVLISCSILFISYSLSLVLNCAGVFPFQELQYCMWQVVIYVXTAVHPIILLLSNPRLGAYC